The bacterium nucleotide sequence ATAGAAGAATTGATGATCTATTTAAAAGAATAAGAGAGATGAGAATTGAGGCAGGTAAAAGAATAAAAACAAAGGAGAACAGGAAAAAATGAGAGAAGCTATTAAAGTATGGGTCAGGAACGAGAAAGAAATAGAAGAAGCTATTATTAATGGAGAAGAGACGCAGGTCGTGGAGAGTGATTTTGGAGCTAATGAATTTGTCATTGATTTTTTAAAAGAGATGGGTTTTTGGGATGTCATAACGGCAATGAATCCTACGACAAAAAAAGATAATGGATATCCGTCAAAAGTTATCCTGGGCACTCTAATTATGAAAGAACTGCTCTCCATAGGAAAGCTATCTGGAGTTGGCAAAATTCTTCAGGACGGAAAGCTCAGTGGTGATATCGGCTTCAATATTGAAAAAATAAAGAAAGCAGAAAAAGAAGATAAAGGAGTAATAGATTTAGGAACCTTAAGGAATCATCTAAAGAAGATTCCTCAGGATGAATCAAACAAGGCCTTCTATGAGCACATACGCCTCTTTGTAAATGTCAAGTACTTTTCCCAGTAGTTCGGTAAGGTAATTTCCCAGTAGTCTGGTAAGTAGTTTTCCCACCTCTTCGGTAAACAGATTTCCCAGTGCTTCGGTAAACAGTTTTCCCATTTCTCAAGAAGTTAGAAATGATCATACCTCCTTTTTTTGATTTTTTATTCTGTAAGATTCTCCATCCAGATTGAAAATCCTGGCGTGATGTAATAATCTGTCCAATAAAGCCGTGGTCATGACACTGTCGCCCATCATCTCCGCCCAACTGTCAAAGCTTTTATTGGAAGTAATGATAATGGACAATTTTTCATACATTTCACTAATCAGGTTGAAAAAGAGATTAGCCTCTCGTCTCTCAATCGGAGTGTAGCCGATCTCATCGATTACGACTACGCTTGACTTCATTATTTTTCTGATCCTGTATTCAGATTTTCTCTGTATCTCCGCTGTTTTCAAAAGCTTTATGAGGTTGGCAATTTTCTCAAAACAAACACTATATCCTTTCTCTACTGCAGCTACCCCAAAGGATTATGTTGAGTCTCCATTTATGTTGAGTAGCTCGTATCAGTCTTCCTCTAATCCTCATCAATCCTAGCTATTTTCCTCTACCTACCTCTAATTACTTCACATTAATTTATGGATGTCACAGGGACTCTAACCACTGAAGCAGTTGCTGACTCGGTTTCCAGGGAGTTTTGGTTTTCGTGATTGGTAAGTAGTTATCCAGAGCCTTGCGTTTCATCTCAAGATTGATTTCAGCATAACGATTGGTTGTTTCGAGATGTGCATGTCCCAGCCAGGCACGAATGGTATTAATATCTACCTCTGACTGAAGTAGATGCATGGCGGTGGTATGGCGGATTGAATGGGGATGGATGTGTTTGCCTTTCAAAGAGGGGCATTTTCTAGCAGCAATCTGGATGTACTTGTCTAGCAGATATCGAACACCATAACGGGTTAAGCGCTGACCTCTATGATTTACGAAAACCGGGGCATCTGATTTAGAGTCAACTCCTCTTTGTTTAAGTAAAGAGCGTAGCAGCCTGGCTGTCTCTGGCCATAAAGGACAAAGACGCTCCTTTTCTCCTTTTCCCCGAAAGCGAACCTGGAACGGCCGTTCCAATTGAAGTGCTCGGACATAAAGACTTACGACCTCCCCTACCCGGGCTCCAGTGTTATACATAAAAAAGAAAAGTGTATAGTTCCGATAGCCATCCAGATTTCTGCAATCTACTGCCTTAAGGATTGCCTTCATTTCTTCTCGCTCCAGATACTCAACAATAGAGCTACTAAAGTTGCGTTTGAAAGGAATGGCTAAAATACGCTGGCAATGCTCGGAAATGAGTGGCTCACGATTAGCCAAATAGCGAAAGAGACTATGCAGGCAGGCGAGACGAATGTTTCTGGTCTGTTTGCTATTGGCCCGCTCTTCTTCAAGATGCTGGAGGAAATGAATCACAATCTTTGGGGATAGATCGCCCAAAGTCAAATTAGTGACCGATTTTTTCCTCTCAACAGCAGTGAAAGTGAGAAATAGCTTGATCGTATCCCGGTAACTGAGAATGGTATTTCGACTAAAATTCTTCTGCAGGGTTAGATAATCCTCCAGAAAACTCCGAATGTAGGTAGATAAATGGTTAGTTTTCATTACAGTTCTCCTATTAGGTTTAGATTGAGGTAAAATATTGATTAAAACGCTTTGAGGCATGTTCAAGCACTTCAGTCGTCATGGTTAGATACCGCTGGGTGCTGGCGATGTTGGCATGCCCAAGGTAAGTGCTCAGAAGCCCCAGCTTCGACTGTATGTCTTCACCCCGACGATACCACTCCTCCAAGCGGTGGACTGCAAAACTGTGGCGTAAATCATGAAGGCGAGGACCACGACGCCCCCGGGGTGGTCTAAGCCCCAAACGCCTGAGCATCTCTCGGAACGGTC carries:
- a CDS encoding site-specific integrase, which encodes MKTNHLSTYIRSFLEDYLTLQKNFSRNTILSYRDTIKLFLTFTAVERKKSVTNLTLGDLSPKIVIHFLQHLEEERANSKQTRNIRLACLHSLFRYLANREPLISEHCQRILAIPFKRNFSSSIVEYLEREEMKAILKAVDCRNLDGYRNYTLFFFMYNTGARVGEVVSLYVRALQLERPFQVRFRGKGEKERLCPLWPETARLLRSLLKQRGVDSKSDAPVFVNHRGQRLTRYGVRYLLDKYIQIAARKCPSLKGKHIHPHSIRHTTAMHLLQSEVDINTIRAWLGHAHLETTNRYAEINLEMKRKALDNYLPITKTKTPWKPSQQLLQWLESL